From the genome of Burkholderia pyrrocinia:
CGTTCGGGGTCGCGCTGCTGATCGCGGTCGCGCTGTTCGGGATGACCAAGAAGGGCGCGAAGCGCTGGCTGAACGTCGGCGTCGTGATCCAGCCGTCGGAGATCCTCAAGATCGCGACGCCGCTGATGCTCGCGTGGTACTACCAGCGCCGCGAAGGCGGGCTGCGCTGGTACGACTTCCTCGCCGCGTTCGGGATCCTGATGGTGCCGGTCGGGCTGATCGCGAAGCAGCCCGACCTCGGCACGGGCCTGCTCGTGTTCGCCGCAGGCTTCTTCGTGATCTACCTCGCCGGCCTGTCGTTCAAGCTGATCGTGCCGGTGCTCGTCGCGGGCGTGATCGCGGTCGGGTCGATCGCCGTGTTCGAGGAGCGGATCTGCCAGCCCGAAGTGCAGTGGCCGCTGATGCACGACTACCAGAAGCACCGCGTGTGCACGCTGCTCGACCCGACTTCCGACCCGCTCGGCAAGGGCTTCCACACGATCCAGGCCGTGATCGCGATCGGCTCGGGCGGCGTACTCGGCAAGGGCTACCTGAAAGGCACGCAGGCGCACCTCGAATTCATTCCGGAAAAGCACACCGACTTCATCTTCGCGGTGTTCTCGGAGGAGTGGGGGCTCGTCGGCGGGCTCGTGCTGCTGACGCTGTACATGGCGCTGATCGCGCGCGGGCTCTATATCGCCGCGCAGGGCGCGACGCTGTTCGGCCGCCTGCTCGCGGGTTCGCTCACGCTCGCGTTCTTCGTCTATGCGTTCGTCAACATCGGGATGGTGAGCGGCGTGCTGCCGGTCGTCGGCGTGCCGTTACCGTTCATGAGTTACGGCGGTACCGCGCTCACGACGCTCGGCATCGCGATCGGGATGATCATGAGCGTCGGGCGGCAGCGGCGGCTGATGAAGAGCTGACCGCGCGGCACGGCCGCAGCAAGGAAAAACGGCGCCCCGGCGCCGTTTTTTTATGTGCGTTTCGAACTCGAACGCGGCAACGCAGCACGGCGCCCGGTCACTGCGGCGCCACGCGCGGGTTCCCCGGCTCCGCGCCGCCGCCCGACGCCGGCCCCTGTGGCTTCAGCCGCGCGCTCAGCTCCTTGAATTTCAGCCCGGCCGTCTCGTCGCCCTGCGCGGCCGCGGCCGCGTAGTACGCACGCGCGATGTTCAGGTTCTGCTCGACGCCGTCGCCGCCGCGCTCGTAGAACGATGCGGTCACGTACTGCGCGGTCGGCTCGCCCGCGTCGGCGGCCTGCTTGTACCACACGAACGCCTGCCGGTTGTCGCGCGGCGTGCCGCGCCCGTCGAGGAACTGGTTCGCGAGCGACAGCGCGGCCTGCACATGCCCCTGCTTCGCCGCCCGCAGGAACCAGCGATGCGCTTCGGCCGGATTGCGCGCGACGAACTCGCCGTCGTCGAACATCCGGCCGTACACGTACTGCGCATGCGACATGTTCGCGTCGGCCGCGCGCTTCAGCCAGCGCAACCCTTCGTCGACATTCGCCGTCACGCCTTCGCCCGTCAGCAGCATCATCGCGTAGTTGAATTGCGCGAGACGAT
Proteins encoded in this window:
- the rodA gene encoding rod shape-determining protein RodA translates to MQFDKRAWLDKIKQMFAGFDRPLALIVFLLLCVGIVTLYSAAIDMPGRVEDQLRNILLTFVLMWVIANIPPTTLMRFAVPLYTFGVALLIAVALFGMTKKGAKRWLNVGVVIQPSEILKIATPLMLAWYYQRREGGLRWYDFLAAFGILMVPVGLIAKQPDLGTGLLVFAAGFFVIYLAGLSFKLIVPVLVAGVIAVGSIAVFEERICQPEVQWPLMHDYQKHRVCTLLDPTSDPLGKGFHTIQAVIAIGSGGVLGKGYLKGTQAHLEFIPEKHTDFIFAVFSEEWGLVGGLVLLTLYMALIARGLYIAAQGATLFGRLLAGSLTLAFFVYAFVNIGMVSGVLPVVGVPLPFMSYGGTALTTLGIAIGMIMSVGRQRRLMKS
- a CDS encoding tetratricopeptide repeat protein; translation: MNGGDGASCRRAQGATGARGRFGAMLGLWAVCVAAAAQGAPQAKPDPSRETQSAVADYNAGDYRAALVQFHDAAERGDRLAQFNYAMMLLTGEGVTANVDEGLRWLKRAADANMSHAQYVYGRMFDDGEFVARNPAEAHRWFLRAAKQGHVQAALSLANQFLDGRGTPRDNRQAFVWYKQAADAGEPTAQYVTASFYERGGDGVEQNLNIARAYYAAAAAQGDETAGLKFKELSARLKPQGPASGGGAEPGNPRVAPQ